Proteins encoded within one genomic window of Borrelia parkeri:
- the cyaB gene encoding class IV adenylate cyclase, giving the protein MFEIELKAFIPKNELKEILKLANQKFKFIKEEIKDDTYYCNTEKIIRIRKFNTSEEIVTFKIKSLENDIEINKEIEFKVDQINNFISFLEEINFKFLYKKIKKSLIYKKENLNIEINEIENLGFFLEIEKIIYDKNELSLAKTEIYETIKEFKLQNNIEKKPYFELILANQSKV; this is encoded by the coding sequence ATGTTTGAAATTGAATTGAAAGCTTTTATTCCCAAAAATGAACTTAAAGAAATTTTAAAATTGGCTAATCAAAAATTCAAATTTATCAAAGAAGAAATCAAAGATGATACTTATTACTGTAACACAGAAAAAATAATTAGAATAAGAAAATTTAACACTTCAGAAGAGATTGTAACCTTTAAAATTAAATCTTTAGAAAATGACATAGAAATAAACAAGGAAATCGAATTTAAAGTAGACCAAATCAACAATTTTATATCTTTTCTAGAAGAAATAAATTTTAAATTTTTATACAAAAAAATCAAAAAAAGTCTAATTTATAAAAAAGAAAATTTAAACATAGAAATTAATGAAATTGAAAATCTTGGTTTTTTTTTAGAAATAGAAAAAATAATTTATGATAAGAATGAATTAAGTCTTGCCAAGACAGAAATTTACGAAACAATCAAAGAATTCAAATTACAAAACAATATTGAAAAAAAACCCTATTTTGAACTAATACTAGCTAATCAATCTAAAGTATAA
- a CDS encoding tetratricopeptide repeat protein: MGINYLKCTFYLIISLSLLFFIFYVLSYFKTFSNSYLKAGPTEVNLLVLWDNREYKEIIDYAENGLKENKFDFNLNLLLGFSYFYYSLMLNDSYLKNQFLDNAIERLRFLMSINDDVPMSSLYYILGKAYSHKGEYYSDLSVKYLSKALYSSSFDFMSVKEDIFEYLGYSYQILKDYNSSLKFFEKAYKENKSDLVLWSLAYVNYKTGNIDKSIEYINKFLQEENESFKNEKSDDNLMQKVYLLYGDIYLEREAYEDALNCYDKVLKINSLNPNVYVKIGDIYRKRDKDYPKARKYWREALSINPYLEEARERLKISLEDF; this comes from the coding sequence ATGGGAATCAATTATCTAAAATGTACTTTTTATTTGATTATAAGTTTATCACTTTTATTCTTTATTTTTTATGTTTTATCTTATTTTAAGACTTTTTCCAATTCTTATTTAAAGGCAGGTCCTACTGAGGTAAATTTACTTGTTCTTTGGGATAATAGAGAATATAAAGAAATAATAGATTATGCTGAAAATGGTCTTAAAGAAAATAAATTTGATTTTAATCTAAATTTGCTTCTTGGGTTTTCATATTTTTATTATTCATTAATGTTGAATGATAGTTACTTAAAAAATCAATTTTTAGACAATGCAATAGAAAGATTACGGTTTTTAATGTCAATTAATGATGATGTCCCTATGAGTTCGCTTTATTATATTTTGGGTAAAGCTTATTCTCATAAGGGTGAGTATTATAGTGATCTTTCTGTTAAGTATTTAAGTAAAGCTTTATATTCAAGTAGTTTTGACTTTATGAGTGTAAAGGAGGATATTTTTGAATATCTGGGATATTCTTATCAGATTTTAAAAGACTATAATTCTAGCTTAAAGTTTTTTGAAAAAGCTTATAAAGAGAATAAATCTGATCTTGTGCTTTGGAGTTTGGCATATGTGAATTATAAGACAGGCAATATTGATAAGAGTATCGAATATATAAATAAATTTTTACAGGAAGAGAATGAATCATTCAAAAATGAAAAAAGTGATGATAATTTAATGCAAAAGGTATATCTATTGTATGGAGATATTTATTTGGAGAGAGAGGCCTATGAGGATGCTTTAAATTGCTATGATAAAGTCTTGAAAATTAATAGTTTAAATCCTAATGTTTATGTTAAAATAGGAGACATATATAGAAAAAGAGATAAAGATTATCCTAAGGCTAGAAAATATTGGAGAGAAGCGTTAAGCATTAATCCTTATTTAGAAGAAGCAAGGGAGAGACTTAAAATTAGCTTAGAGGATTTTTAG
- the mreC gene encoding rod shape-determining protein MreC codes for MKFLVNFKNFIKVLSVLIFAIILMLYDSSASKINKRDDFFIFTLSSYIQRNVHEFFNFISSIFKAINEYKDYGETIEAYKKRIQQLEIVIQNVQVLRQENARLKEQLGFYSVHSNDFISAEIIYLNYANVSSLMAINKGYNDGVQKDMIAVAYQDGFSGLVGKVVKVYADTARVLPLTSYENFVSARIQNSKFIGLVEGKGYGEVLEMNYVNKLAENTLKIGDSVVTAGFSDYPSGIYIGKVTHFDVLEYNSLLSIKIEPIIVLDKLEYVFLIKGNQRIEK; via the coding sequence ATGAAGTTTCTTGTTAATTTCAAGAATTTTATTAAGGTACTTAGTGTATTAATATTTGCTATCATTCTTATGCTCTATGATTCAAGTGCTTCTAAGATCAATAAAAGAGACGATTTTTTTATTTTTACTTTAAGTTCGTATATTCAACGCAATGTGCATGAGTTTTTTAATTTTATTTCTAGTATTTTTAAGGCGATAAATGAATATAAAGATTATGGTGAGACAATAGAAGCTTATAAGAAAAGAATACAGCAACTTGAGATAGTAATTCAGAATGTACAAGTGTTAAGACAGGAAAATGCCCGGCTTAAAGAACAGCTTGGATTTTATTCGGTACATTCTAATGATTTTATTTCAGCTGAAATAATTTACTTAAACTATGCAAATGTCTCATCTTTAATGGCTATTAATAAAGGCTATAATGATGGTGTTCAAAAAGATATGATAGCTGTTGCTTATCAAGATGGGTTTAGTGGTCTTGTTGGCAAAGTTGTTAAGGTTTATGCGGATACTGCGAGAGTTTTACCTTTAACCAGTTATGAAAATTTTGTCTCTGCAAGAATTCAAAATAGCAAATTCATTGGTCTAGTTGAGGGTAAGGGATATGGTGAAGTTCTTGAGATGAATTATGTTAATAAATTAGCCGAAAATACTTTAAAGATTGGAGACTCGGTTGTTACTGCTGGATTTAGTGATTATCCTAGTGGAATTTATATAGGAAAAGTTACTCATTTTGATGTTCTTGAATATAACTCTCTTTTAAGTATTAAAATAGAACCTATCATAGTTTTAGATAAGTTAGAATATGTTTTTTTAATTAAGGGTAATCAGAGGATAGAAAAGTGA
- the rodA gene encoding rod shape-determining protein RodA gives MAVFRKSYDSLTLFSLVMISFIGVLLIYSSDYTSNGSLMKIEYIKQIVWVLGGFCVIFIIGKYDLKIIHGMIYPLYFLLVASLVFTALFGVTVNGARSWIGIWKLGGQPSEFGKIISILTLAKFYSSRNEYHNFFVFIFAFILIVPVILFVFLQPDFGTAVVYLNMFIFISFFAGIDIHYILYFALTGFFSFLFVVLPVWYEYKANMGNVLYLIFSNNFYFQLAFLVLILVFLSSVIGFFVSKYNFSIRLIYFYILFMSSILLIAAFFSKFLSKFMKPYQIKRFLVFLDPNIDLKGAGWNLNQVKIAIGSGGIFGKGFLKGPYTHANYVPSQSTDFIFSILAEEFGFLGVSVVLILFFLIFFRILIIMNKSKDKYMSLVLAGVLGLLFFHTSFNIGMSLGLLPITGIPLPFLSYGGSSTITFFLAMALYFNIESIVTMD, from the coding sequence ATGGCTGTTTTTAGAAAAAGTTATGATAGTTTAACATTATTTAGTTTGGTAATGATATCTTTTATTGGAGTTTTGCTTATATATTCTAGTGATTATACTTCTAATGGTTCTTTGATGAAGATTGAATATATCAAACAAATTGTATGGGTTCTTGGTGGATTTTGTGTAATTTTTATAATAGGAAAATATGATCTTAAGATTATACATGGCATGATCTATCCTTTGTATTTTTTATTGGTTGCTTCTTTGGTTTTTACTGCGCTTTTTGGTGTTACTGTTAATGGAGCTAGATCTTGGATTGGAATTTGGAAATTAGGTGGACAACCTTCAGAGTTTGGTAAGATTATTAGTATTTTGACCCTTGCTAAGTTCTATAGTAGTAGGAATGAATATCATAATTTTTTTGTTTTTATTTTTGCTTTTATTTTAATTGTGCCTGTTATTTTATTTGTATTTTTACAGCCTGATTTTGGTACTGCTGTAGTTTATTTGAATATGTTTATATTTATTTCCTTTTTTGCTGGTATAGATATACACTATATTTTGTATTTTGCGTTAACGGGATTTTTTTCATTTCTTTTTGTGGTATTGCCTGTTTGGTATGAATACAAGGCAAATATGGGAAATGTATTATATTTGATTTTTTCTAATAATTTTTATTTTCAATTAGCTTTTTTAGTATTAATTTTGGTGTTTTTATCTTCTGTTATAGGATTTTTTGTTTCAAAGTATAATTTCAGTATTAGACTTATTTATTTTTATATATTATTTATGAGTTCAATTTTACTAATTGCGGCTTTTTTTTCTAAATTTTTGTCAAAGTTCATGAAACCTTACCAAATTAAAAGATTTTTGGTTTTCTTAGATCCAAATATCGATCTTAAAGGGGCTGGTTGGAATTTAAATCAAGTAAAAATTGCTATTGGTTCTGGAGGTATATTCGGTAAGGGATTTTTAAAAGGTCCTTACACTCATGCAAATTATGTTCCATCTCAGAGTACAGATTTTATTTTTTCAATTCTTGCTGAAGAATTTGGCTTTTTGGGAGTTAGTGTAGTTTTGATATTATTTTTTCTTATTTTTTTTAGGATTTTAATAATAATGAATAAAAGTAAAGATAAATATATGTCTTTGGTACTTGCTGGTGTATTGGGTCTTTTGTTTTTTCATACTTCTTTTAATATTGGTATGTCTTTAGGGCTCTTGCCAATTACAGGTATCCCTTTGCCTTTTTTATCTTATGGTGGTTCATCTACTATTACTTTCTTTTTGGCTATGGCTCTTTATTTTAATATTGAGTCTATAGTCACTATGGATTAG
- a CDS encoding TrkH family potassium uptake protein: MLKFEFSDRFFLFSYFILIMFLGSLLLSLPISWNGEKKLEYIDVLFTSVSAVSITGLVTVKMENFSTFGFIIIMLLIQFGGLGFITIATFYLLIPKRKLNLTDARIIKQYSLSNIEYNPIKILKSILFVTFLIELIGVLLILVCFRLRGVNISLLEALFTTISAFCNAGFSMHSESIYAWRDVPEAIVVIAILIICGGLGFMVYRDITNTIKYRKKLSLHAKIVFLLSFFLIILGTILFFFSEMHKLKEGYSLGTLIFNSIFYSISTRTAGFNYLDNSLITSRTQMLSLPFMFIGGAPGSTAGGIKITTFFLIILAVIKSQDGNGYIIGSYKVSIDSIRFALLFFVRAVFILCFSFFVLLAAESGGKWRVIDLGYEVFSAFGTVGLSVGVTQDLSFLGKVIIIFTMFAGRIGLFSMAIFVSRRSRFEEFTRPRQDILVG, encoded by the coding sequence ATGTTGAAATTTGAGTTTAGTGATAGGTTTTTTCTTTTCAGTTATTTTATTTTGATTATGTTCCTAGGCTCTCTATTGTTGTCATTGCCTATTTCTTGGAATGGTGAGAAAAAGTTAGAGTACATAGATGTTTTGTTTACATCTGTATCTGCTGTTAGTATTACAGGCCTTGTTACCGTTAAGATGGAAAATTTTTCTACTTTTGGTTTTATCATCATAATGTTATTGATTCAGTTTGGGGGTCTTGGTTTTATAACGATTGCTACTTTTTATTTGCTTATTCCTAAGCGTAAGTTGAATTTAACCGATGCTCGGATAATTAAACAATATTCTCTTTCAAATATTGAGTATAATCCCATCAAGATTTTGAAAAGTATACTTTTTGTAACTTTTTTAATTGAATTAATTGGAGTATTGTTAATATTAGTGTGTTTTAGACTTCGAGGTGTTAATATTTCACTACTTGAAGCTTTATTTACAACAATTTCAGCTTTTTGTAATGCAGGATTTTCTATGCATTCTGAGAGTATTTATGCTTGGCGTGATGTTCCTGAGGCAATAGTTGTTATTGCTATTTTGATTATTTGTGGAGGACTTGGGTTTATGGTATATCGTGATATTACGAATACGATTAAATATCGGAAAAAGTTGTCTCTTCATGCTAAAATTGTTTTTTTACTGAGTTTCTTTTTGATTATTTTAGGTACAATTTTATTTTTTTTCTCAGAAATGCATAAACTTAAGGAAGGTTATTCACTTGGAACTCTCATATTTAATTCAATATTTTATTCAATAAGCACAAGGACCGCTGGTTTTAATTATCTTGACAATTCTCTTATCACAAGTAGAACCCAAATGCTTTCGTTGCCATTTATGTTCATTGGTGGTGCTCCAGGTTCAACTGCTGGGGGGATTAAGATTACTACCTTTTTTTTAATTATTCTTGCGGTAATAAAATCGCAAGATGGTAATGGTTATATTATTGGTTCTTATAAAGTTTCAATTGATAGCATAAGATTTGCACTTTTATTTTTTGTAAGGGCTGTTTTTATTTTGTGTTTTTCATTTTTTGTTCTTCTTGCTGCTGAGAGTGGTGGAAAGTGGAGAGTTATTGATTTGGGATATGAAGTTTTTTCTGCCTTTGGTACTGTTGGTTTGTCAGTTGGTGTTACACAGGATTTGTCATTTTTAGGTAAAGTAATTATAATTTTTACTATGTTTGCAGGTCGGATAGGACTTTTTTCTATGGCAATTTTTGTTTCACGAAGATCTCGTTTTGAAGAATTTACAAGGCCAAGACAAGACATTTTAGTGGGTTAG
- the mrdA gene encoding penicillin-binding protein 2, whose protein sequence is MKVILKGRYMFGLLLLFFVFFSYLFTLFKMQIGKHLFYDREATVLLSRVEKIKASRGEILDSNFNVLANNLTAFVLKISLEQYYGMSLEDRDEMLDFLSSILGIERELILSKIEAPRGYLKDVEIVELSPEMLFRVAEKRIYYPAFLWTYSFKRNYLVDDSFSHPIGYVGRINQRELRSFYNVKGYDNNSTIGKLGIEHIYDSYIRGKEGLIKYRVDSRERKIDSGSIIEHMTPGNNIVLNINKDIQLLAKHTLGKRYGTVVVLKPSTGGVLALHNYPYYSMNDVYNKHSKEDYSFLNRAIQSVYPPASVFKLVLTTALLEEKVLDRARKIYCPGYFRVGNRVFHCWQRGGHGYVDLEHAVAHSCNVYFYVLGLKYLGVEKIFKYAKEYGFGEKTGIDLPNEVSGLLPSSEWKEKIFNQPWVGGDTVNFSIGQGFLNATPMQIANMIAMIANEGVIYKPRIVNRILNGSTNEVIIENVPEVLKKTDIISRNTFKFLKKYMRNVITYGTARNSVLTKAVAVLGKTGTGQTGVTGLENSSFVALAPYNAAPSEQVVIFSLVEGRSNTDNMWSAKSVDLMMQGIFANQSYEDILKEYRPWYIR, encoded by the coding sequence ATGAAAGTTATTTTGAAGGGCCGATATATGTTTGGCCTGTTGCTTTTATTTTTTGTTTTTTTTTCTTATCTTTTTACTTTATTTAAAATGCAGATTGGAAAACACTTGTTTTATGATAGAGAAGCAACAGTTCTTTTATCTAGAGTTGAAAAAATTAAGGCTTCACGGGGTGAAATTTTAGATTCAAACTTTAATGTTCTTGCAAATAATCTTACAGCATTTGTTTTAAAGATTAGTTTGGAACAATATTATGGCATGTCTCTTGAGGATAGGGACGAGATGTTAGATTTTTTATCAAGTATTTTAGGTATTGAAAGAGAACTTATTCTCTCTAAAATTGAGGCTCCTAGAGGATATTTGAAGGATGTAGAAATAGTTGAACTTAGTCCAGAAATGTTGTTTAGAGTTGCTGAGAAGAGAATTTATTATCCTGCATTTTTATGGACATATTCTTTTAAAAGGAATTATTTGGTAGATGATTCTTTTTCTCATCCTATTGGGTATGTTGGTAGGATTAATCAAAGGGAACTTCGTTCTTTTTATAATGTTAAAGGGTATGATAATAATTCTACAATAGGAAAATTAGGCATTGAACACATTTATGATAGTTATATCAGAGGGAAGGAAGGTTTAATTAAATATAGGGTAGATTCTAGAGAAAGAAAAATAGATAGTGGTTCTATTATAGAGCATATGACCCCTGGTAATAATATTGTTTTAAATATTAATAAGGATATTCAACTGCTTGCTAAGCACACTTTAGGTAAAAGGTATGGAACTGTGGTAGTGTTAAAACCCTCAACAGGTGGTGTTTTAGCACTGCATAATTATCCTTACTATTCCATGAATGATGTTTATAATAAGCATTCTAAAGAAGATTATTCTTTTCTAAATAGGGCAATACAATCAGTTTATCCCCCTGCATCTGTTTTTAAATTGGTTTTGACCACAGCGTTATTAGAAGAAAAGGTCCTTGACAGGGCTAGAAAAATTTATTGTCCGGGATATTTTAGAGTAGGCAATAGAGTGTTTCATTGTTGGCAACGAGGTGGTCATGGTTATGTCGATTTGGAACATGCTGTTGCTCATTCATGTAATGTTTATTTTTATGTATTGGGACTTAAGTATCTTGGTGTTGAGAAAATTTTTAAGTATGCAAAAGAGTATGGATTTGGTGAAAAAACCGGGATTGATTTGCCAAATGAGGTTTCAGGACTTCTTCCAAGTTCTGAGTGGAAGGAAAAAATTTTTAATCAACCTTGGGTAGGTGGCGATACTGTCAATTTTTCAATAGGCCAAGGGTTTTTAAATGCTACCCCTATGCAGATTGCCAATATGATAGCTATGATTGCAAATGAAGGTGTTATTTATAAACCAAGAATTGTTAATAGGATTTTAAATGGTAGTACTAATGAAGTTATTATTGAAAATGTTCCTGAAGTCCTTAAGAAAACAGATATTATTAGTCGAAATACTTTTAAGTTTTTGAAAAAATATATGAGAAATGTTATAACTTATGGTACTGCTAGAAATTCAGTTCTTACAAAAGCTGTTGCGGTTTTAGGAAAGACTGGTACAGGTCAAACTGGTGTTACTGGACTTGAAAATAGTTCTTTTGTTGCTCTTGCTCCTTATAATGCTGCACCTAGTGAACAAGTTGTTATTTTTAGTTTGGTTGAAGGAAGAAGTAATACAGATAATATGTGGTCTGCTAAATCTGTAGATTTAATGATGCAAGGGATTTTTGCTAATCAGAGTTATGAGGATATTCTTAAAGAGTATAGACCATGGTATATTAGGTAA
- the thrS gene encoding threonine--tRNA ligase yields MSEKLDKEDVLYKKRHSIAHVMAEAVIELFPNTKIAIGPPIKDGFYYDFDFEKHIIEDDLLLIEQKMREILKTGSSFVKEVITKEQALILFKDEPYKIDLIHELDIADEISIYKSHNFTDLCKGPHIDNMGKIDPKAFKLISIAGAYWRGDEKNKMLTRIYGTLWNNEKDLKAYLKLREEIKRRDHRKLGRELDLFSVHEEIGPGLIFFHPNGARIRALIEDFWREEHFKNGYDILFTPHIGKSWLWETSGHLDFYKENMFEKMEMDKSNYYVKPMNCPFHIAIYNTGRHSYRDLPFRWAELGTVYRYEKIGALHGTMRVRGFTQDDAHIICTYDQVKFEVQEVLRFALYMWNKFGFTALKAYLSTKPEKSVGDEDDWIMSVKVLEEALINLGIDYDIDEGGGAFYGPKIDLKIIDSLGREWQMSTIQFDFNLPERFKMTYTAEDGKERQPFMIHRALLGSIERFFGILVEHYGGAFPVWLAPLQVVIIPVNNIVEEYALEVLSRFKNEGIRIKLDNDCNMRMNAKIRQYQSQKVPYMFIVGEKEVVEGKISIRTRTNEQINGLELKEALEFVKLKVSNKEIL; encoded by the coding sequence ATGAGTGAGAAATTAGATAAAGAGGACGTTCTTTATAAAAAAAGACATTCAATTGCGCATGTTATGGCCGAAGCTGTAATTGAATTATTTCCAAATACTAAGATTGCTATAGGCCCCCCGATTAAAGATGGGTTTTATTATGATTTTGATTTTGAAAAACATATTATAGAAGATGATCTTTTGTTAATAGAACAAAAGATGAGAGAGATTCTAAAGACAGGGAGTTCTTTTGTAAAGGAAGTGATAACTAAAGAACAGGCTTTAATTCTTTTCAAAGATGAACCTTATAAGATTGATTTAATTCATGAGCTTGATATTGCAGATGAGATTTCAATATATAAAAGTCATAATTTTACTGACCTTTGTAAAGGCCCCCATATTGATAATATGGGAAAAATTGATCCAAAGGCATTTAAGTTAATTAGTATTGCAGGTGCTTATTGGCGTGGCGATGAGAAAAATAAGATGCTTACTCGTATTTATGGGACTTTATGGAACAATGAAAAGGACTTAAAAGCATATCTTAAGTTGCGAGAAGAGATAAAAAGGCGAGATCATAGAAAACTTGGTCGAGAACTTGATTTATTTTCTGTTCATGAAGAAATAGGACCTGGTCTTATATTTTTTCATCCAAATGGTGCTAGAATAAGAGCTTTAATAGAAGATTTTTGGAGAGAAGAGCATTTTAAGAATGGTTATGACATACTTTTTACGCCTCATATTGGCAAATCTTGGCTTTGGGAAACTTCTGGGCATTTAGATTTTTATAAAGAAAACATGTTTGAGAAAATGGAGATGGATAAGAGTAATTATTATGTTAAGCCTATGAATTGTCCATTTCATATTGCGATTTATAATACCGGTAGGCATTCTTATAGAGATTTGCCGTTTAGGTGGGCTGAACTTGGTACGGTTTATCGTTATGAAAAGATAGGTGCGCTTCATGGTACTATGCGTGTTAGAGGATTTACTCAAGATGATGCACACATTATATGTACTTATGATCAAGTTAAGTTTGAGGTCCAAGAGGTTTTAAGATTTGCTCTTTATATGTGGAATAAATTTGGATTTACGGCTTTAAAAGCATATCTCTCTACAAAGCCGGAAAAATCTGTAGGGGATGAGGATGATTGGATAATGTCTGTGAAAGTCTTAGAGGAAGCTTTGATTAATTTAGGTATTGATTATGATATTGATGAGGGAGGTGGAGCTTTTTATGGACCTAAGATTGATCTTAAAATAATAGATTCTCTTGGGAGAGAATGGCAGATGAGTACAATTCAATTTGATTTTAATCTTCCTGAGAGATTTAAAATGACTTATACAGCAGAAGATGGTAAGGAGAGGCAACCTTTTATGATTCATAGAGCTCTTCTTGGTTCTATTGAAAGATTTTTTGGAATTTTGGTAGAACATTATGGTGGTGCATTTCCTGTGTGGTTGGCACCTCTTCAAGTTGTAATTATTCCTGTAAACAATATTGTAGAAGAGTATGCATTGGAGGTATTGTCTCGTTTTAAAAATGAAGGAATTAGAATAAAACTTGATAATGATTGTAATATGAGAATGAATGCAAAGATTAGACAATATCAATCCCAAAAAGTTCCTTATATGTTTATTGTGGGAGAAAAAGAGGTAGTAGAGGGAAAAATTTCGATTAGAACCAGGACAAATGAGCAGATTAATGGACTTGAGCTGAAAGAAGCACTTGAATTTGTGAAATTAAAGGTATCTAATAAGGAGATTTTATAG
- a CDS encoding rod shape-determining protein, with protein MNFFKSFLIDIGIDLGTCNTLVYIKDYGVVMSEPSVVAIDVNKNNRVVAVGRNAKKMLWKTPENIKAVRPLRDGVIADIENTEKMIKYFISQIFSRKKLFFKPRMVIGVPTCITEVERRAVKESAMNAGAREVKVIEESLAAAIGSDIPIFEPTGHMVCDIGGGTTEISVISLGGMVVSRAIRTGGDEFDESIIKYMRNSHNIIIGQQTAEKLKIKIGNVYPDTHNLKVETIDIKGTDAVTGLPRKQIIDSMEVRESLQEPIGIVVDEVKRTLGATPPELATDIVERGIILTGGGALLKGLSRLLSKETGVPVYVADNPLLSVAVGAGLFYDYANRIDISKNIYSFINE; from the coding sequence TTGAATTTTTTTAAATCTTTTTTGATAGATATTGGTATTGATCTTGGTACATGCAACACTTTAGTTTACATTAAAGATTATGGTGTGGTGATGAGTGAGCCTTCGGTAGTTGCTATTGACGTTAATAAGAATAATAGGGTTGTAGCTGTTGGGCGCAATGCAAAGAAGATGCTTTGGAAAACACCAGAAAATATTAAGGCCGTAAGACCTCTTCGTGATGGTGTTATTGCTGACATTGAAAATACAGAGAAAATGATTAAATACTTTATAAGCCAAATTTTTTCTCGGAAAAAATTGTTTTTTAAACCTAGAATGGTAATAGGAGTACCAACTTGTATTACAGAAGTTGAGAGAAGAGCTGTAAAAGAGAGTGCAATGAATGCTGGTGCTCGTGAAGTTAAGGTTATTGAAGAATCTCTTGCAGCTGCTATTGGCTCTGATATTCCCATTTTTGAACCAACAGGTCATATGGTGTGTGATATTGGAGGGGGAACTACTGAAATATCGGTGATTTCTCTTGGTGGTATGGTTGTAAGTAGAGCTATTAGAACGGGTGGGGATGAGTTTGATGAGAGTATCATCAAGTATATGAGAAATTCTCATAACATTATTATTGGGCAACAAACAGCAGAAAAATTGAAAATTAAGATAGGTAATGTTTATCCAGATACTCATAATTTGAAGGTAGAGACAATAGATATTAAAGGAACAGATGCTGTTACGGGTCTTCCTAGAAAGCAAATTATTGATTCTATGGAAGTCCGAGAGTCTTTGCAAGAGCCTATAGGTATTGTTGTTGATGAGGTTAAAAGAACGCTTGGAGCAACTCCCCCAGAGCTTGCAACAGATATTGTTGAGCGTGGAATCATATTGACGGGAGGTGGAGCTCTTCTTAAAGGACTCAGTAGGCTTTTATCAAAAGAGACGGGAGTTCCAGTGTATGTTGCAGATAATCCCCTCTTATCTGTAGCTGTTGGAGCTGGTTTATTTTATGATTATGCTAATAGAATAGATATTAGTAAAAATATATATAGTTTTATCAATGAATAG
- the pgsA gene encoding CDP-diacylglycerol--glycerol-3-phosphate 3-phosphatidyltransferase: MSPNKITFFRIILSFVILFILCLEDLWNSYLFLILIWFLIIFNEITDVIDGYIARKYNLVSNVGKILDPYADVLQHLTYFAFFFYKGITPYYFFMIFIYRELSVGVVRNLIIQFDIVQQAKFLGKIKSLFYAIATFASLFFYSLNKLRITTLIENFISSILNLDFNFSFIVGMIYAMSAFLTVISLIDYVVIFLYLSKYEK; encoded by the coding sequence ATGAGTCCGAATAAAATAACTTTTTTTAGAATTATATTATCTTTTGTTATCTTATTTATATTATGTCTTGAAGATCTTTGGAATTCTTATTTATTTTTAATTCTGATTTGGTTTTTAATTATTTTTAATGAAATAACAGATGTTATTGATGGATATATTGCTAGAAAATATAATTTAGTTAGTAATGTAGGTAAGATTTTAGATCCTTATGCAGATGTGTTGCAACATTTAACATATTTTGCCTTTTTCTTTTATAAAGGGATTACACCATATTATTTTTTTATGATATTTATATACCGTGAACTTTCTGTTGGTGTTGTTAGGAATTTAATTATTCAGTTTGATATAGTCCAACAAGCTAAATTTTTGGGTAAAATAAAGTCGTTATTCTATGCTATTGCAACATTTGCTAGTCTTTTTTTTTATAGTTTAAACAAGTTGAGAATTACTACATTGATTGAGAATTTTATTAGTTCAATTTTAAATCTAGATTTTAATTTTTCTTTTATTGTTGGAATGATATATGCTATGTCTGCCTTTCTAACTGTCATATCATTAATTGATTATGTTGTGATATTTTTGTATCTTAGCAAATATGAGAAGTAA